ATAGAATATAGCATTAAGCACTGAGACAGGACTTAGTTGTTCAACTGTTGCTATTGCAAGTTCATTTGTTGGTGTGTCTTCAGTAAGCCTCAATGTGTCACCCTGGACCGTGTCAAAGTCAACGACAGTAAGTGTTCATACATAGAAAAACAGATGTAAAAATGGGAAGTTGCTTACTCTCTCTTTATTGTCCTCTTGCCTCTTAGCATCAATCTGGAAGGAACAATTTGTGCTTTCCAAACTGTTGTTGATTTCCGATAGAACAGAAACTGCACGAGCATGCtcacttaatttttttttgtaactgcTGATTTCAGTTAGATCATCAGTTTGTTgcatattgctaggttttgctTTCTGATTCCTTTTTGAAGACCCCGGTTCCTTAATTTGCTTAATTGATTGCCTTTTAACCTTGCTGGTTTCTGATGATTGAATGGTCTGACAAGCTTGTTTGTCCATGCACTGTTGCTTCTGCTGTAGTTTTGGACTTAAAGTTCCATAATTCTTTCCTAGTACAGGACTGGAAGTTCCTTTCCTTTGTTGACAAGAGGTTGTTTGCACTGCCTTTAATGTTCTTCCTTTAGCCTTCTTATCTGGGGAAGGAAGATAACGGCCAGAGCACGTGACATTGTACGTTCCAGGTGTCATACCTTTGGATGTTTGCTTGTCAACTGTGCCATCTTTGTTATGTGCAAGCCCTTGAGTGTAAACTTCTTGAAATTTGGAGACATTTGCAGTTGGGGCAGCGGAACTTGCGAGTCTGATTTTATCCTTTTGTTTGGCTGGTTTTGGTGTCAAATTTGATGATTCTGATCTTTTTGAGGGGTTGGTCACCTTTTTAGTCAGTGATGGCGGGCTACGTTGCTTCCTCTGCTGCACTGGCTGCAACTCAGCATCAGATACCTGCGGAGCTCTTTGGCCTTCTAACCTTTCTCTTGTCTTCTGCATTGCTTGAAGTGTCTGTTTCAGAGTGCTGAGATCAGTCCCAGCCCTTCTGAACTCTAGTTCTATTGTCCTTTTCTCAATTTCGCAATAAGCAGAGGAAGAAAGGTGTGGACTCTGTGGTGAAGCTTCCATGCCCTTGTATCTGACAGATTTTTGGGAGGCTCGACTGGCCTCTTGTTGCCTCCAGCGAGCAGATTCTTGTGGAAGCCCTGAAGATGAGGCAGGTCTCATGATTGAGTTGGTGGATTTCATCCGTGGAGAGGCAAAATTCCATTCCAAAATCCGTGGTGACATGGTAACTTGATTTGTCTTGCTCTTTCGAGCTGATCTTGTTGATATAAAAATAGAATCTTTAGCCGGGGAAGTGTTAGGTGTCACAATCTCAGTATCCGTTGAGGGAACGGGATTTGGAAAAGGTTCCAACCCCATTAGCTTTGCTACAACGCTGGAAGATCGATTATGACATTGCAGTTCTTGATCCCCTAAAAGAGAATTTGATATGGATTCAAAGACTGATCTCCTCAAGGATTGTTGTCTACTGTCCAATGACAATCTAGGAAGATCTTTTAGCTTCATCATAGACTGCATTGTTTCTGTTGATTCTCTTCCGTCACATGAGAAACGAGGACGATCCTTTGGTGCACGCTGTAAGAAACCAACTTTATCTTCCCCTGCATTCCAATGTGCTTCACAAAGCTTTGCAGGACCGCGTGCTGTTACACTGGATGCCTTCCCATAATTCGAGTGCTGAAGAGGCCTCGGAGAATCTATGTGCTTAATCACGTGGACTCTACCTTCTACTTTAGCGACAGTTTTTACAGATAAATTGCAGGCGTCCCTGTACATCGAGTCCTTAACTACATCGCGGAGATCAGGAGAGTGTCGACCTGAATGAGAAGAACTTGATTGCTTGGCTAGTAGGACTTGTGAAGGAGATCCTGATAAGTTACTTTGAGTACGAGAAAGTGGCGCTTGTTGTACTTTTTTGTTGTCTTGCAGTGTTGAAGAAGTAGATGGACTTAAAAAAGAGCAGGAGGCTTTCGATGTTTCGTTCGAGGGCAACTCTCTTGCTGTGATCGCTTCCTGCAGTTTCCGATCACATCATTAAGTCTTTATAGGTTGATTTAGAGATGCTTGGATAAATGATTAGTTCAAAGTCTTACTATTTCAATTTCTGTTGCATATTTGGCTGCCATATCGTTCATCGCACCTTCAAGATAGAATAACCAACAGTGAGATCCTCTTCATGTAATGCAGAAAAGATTCAACTTTTGACACTATCAGTTTATTTTGACATGTTACATACCTTACTGTTTAGTGTTGGGTTTACTGTACAGAGTTACTTGTTGTAAGTCATTTTAGTCTGATGTTGTAATAGAGTTATATATTGTCGGTGCACAGAAGTTGAACTCTATTCAAGTAAAGGGTCTAGTTAATTTGAGTGAATTTCATGAAGATGTACTGCGTGAAAATAAGTTGAACCGCAGGTATTAAAATGATACCACAGGGTGCAAACCCAATAGAGAGAAAAACTGCACGAGAGGGCCACGAGAGAAGGAATAGCTTTGAGTTCTATgtactaaggggtcgtttggttggaatacggattatgccggtataagttatgctgggattgttgtttattcactgtttgatatgttgtattaagaatgacaattgcataatttctaagaagaaagtATAAGTTATACTGGTGCTGATTACCCCACCCTCTATTTAACATCGGGATAACTTATAtctggtttgctaaccaaacataATATTAAGGtcatattaaatttttataccatccCTATACCCAGAGGCGGAGCTAGGATTTAAACCTTATGGATTCAAAATTGTAATCATTTTAAGTTagtgggttctaaattaataagttGTACATATTCAATGGATTTCTTAAGACAAATACATGGTTTGAACAAAAActactgggttcggccgaacccgcaTCCTGCACTCTACCTCCGCCCCTgcctataccttcttatacctcgtaCCAAACGACTTCTAACagtataaaaaatatttataaccGTTCAAAAATTATAAGGTAActatttatattaaaaataataatttgtaaGCTTATAAAAGTGAAAACTAACATGTTATAATAGAATATGCTAGCGTAGAAAGATATTTACACTGccatgtatataacttaaatcttTTGCTTTTTACGAAGCTACGTATAACTGTACTCGACGAATTTTCAGAAATATGTACCTATATTACTTGCTTGCCAGGAAAATTATTAGTCGTGTAATTTGCACTCATTGActtaaaattagataaaatattaataattttagaGGGGGATGCAGCCTTATAATACCGGATTCATCCGAATTCAATACTTTCGATagtaaaattcattaaaattataGTAATAAATAATAGTTCTGCAcccataatttaaaaatataataagtgttatgaatagaattctatttagagtgaatgtctatcttgcagagagttttactttgtggctaagtcatttttcccctataaatagaggggtattaccccattgtaaatcatcccaaaattcaataagaattctctctctttctctgcaatattgttcttctacttttattgttttattacacgttatcagcacgaactCTAATCAACTGAGTTCCACCCGTCTACAAATATGTCCTACTTAAGAAAAGCTGATGAAAGAAAATTTCTAAATGGATCCAATTGGCACTGTTGAGAGTATAGCAGAGATTAGTACGTTTTCTTTAGAGCTATCAATATACTGGAGTGATTTCAAAAGAATTTGTCATACATACGTTTCTTTATGGGCAAAACCCATAATACATTAATTAGTGGCTTATTTAATACTCAAGTTATAATTTGAGTATTAAGGAATAATAAGTTACAGAAACTTAATAAGATAAATAATAGTTCAACTGTAAAAGTCAATTTTCTTATATCAATATCCTTTACATTATAACTTTGGCATACACTAATTGCATTGATTATTtgggaagcaaatatggatatctAACATcgcaaacttggatcaaagttcaattgtaaaaatatttgtttaattgattcatgtacgacacatacaatattcaaagagaagaaatatttctctcatttaaataTGTGTAAGGCAGAGGTTGCTAtaatttctggtagtagtaaatTAATTGAAGGCTCTGAAAGAGCTACTATAATAACACCCAATTGCCAACTGCACAGACTCAGCTTTCTGGGGGCAAATTAGCACCGCCCACTGTGTTTTCACACTGCCACAACAATTACTCAACACACACACTCTAGAAACCCTTCACCTCAAAAGATCTTGTTTTATCGATTTTTTCAGGTAAATTTTCAATTTATTTCTGGGTTTTATTCATATTTGTTTTTTTCAGGTAAAGTTTTAGGTTTAATCTGTGGGTTttatgcatattttgtatttattAGGCTTAATTTATCGATTTGGGTATCATTATGCTGAACTAGATCTGCCGTTTTGTTTAGATTTTCCGTTCTTCATATTTGTCTTTTAAAGTACAGATTTGAAAACTTTGACCACCTGATTGCTTTGAATCTGAAATGA
This genomic stretch from Nicotiana sylvestris chromosome 9, ASM39365v2, whole genome shotgun sequence harbors:
- the LOC104220330 gene encoding protein LONGIFOLIA 2-like, with translation MYRDACNLSVKTVAKVEGRVHVIKHIDSPRPLQHSNYGKASSVTARGPAKLCEAHWNAGEDKVGFLQRAPKDRPRFSCDGRESTETMQSMMKLKDLPRLSLDSRQQSLRRSVFESISNSLLGDQELQCHNRSSSVVAKLMGLEPFPNPVPSTDTEIVTPNTSPAKDSIFISTRSARKSKTNQVTMSPRILEWNFASPRMKSTNSIMRPASSSGLPQESARWRQQEASRASQKSVRYKGMEASPQSPHLSSSAYCEIEKRTIELEFRRAGTDLSTLKQTLQAMQKTRERLEGQRAPQVSDAELQPVQQRKQRSPPSLTKKVTNPSKRSESSNLTPKPAKQKDKIRLASSAAPTANVSKFQEVYTQGLAHNKDGTVDKQTSKGMTPGTYNVTCSGRYLPSPDKKAKGRTLKAVQTTSCQQRKGTSSPVLGKNYGTLSPKLQQKQQCMDKQACQTIQSSETSKVKRQSIKQIKEPGSSKRNQKAKPSNMQQTDDLTEISSYKKKLSEHARAVSVLSEINNSLESTNCSFQIDAKRQEDNKERGDTLRLTEDTPTNELAIATVEQLSPVSVLNAIFYVEDSPSSVKKNIVTAFRDDGFAGPDVWCPDDLDHSPYRTRLDLDIESNHKILESKDDLVHELRTPNSTIHEANMDQLASLCQNHNPDHRYITKILLASGLLKDVASMSTTIQLHSPSHLINPKLFDIVEQTEESSLLATEKHSEEIAQIKFDHKTRRKITFDTVNEILVRKLGSDNNIMQNKCWNATQLLKELKSEIDHFNSKRDVSMDSKDDELISILNKDMMHQSEDWTNHHNEIPLLVLDVERLIFKDLIREIISDETTEQHKTPRQHCR